A DNA window from Allokutzneria albata contains the following coding sequences:
- a CDS encoding iron chaperone — translation MPSTVEEYLESLPEDRRGIVSELRRVILDNLPEGYEEGFQYGMIGYYIPLQRYPATYNKQALSYVALASQKNHLSLYLMGVYANPGGEVEFRDRWAATGKKLDMGKSCVRFRKLEDLPLDLIAETVAGVSVDDYIARYESSRSR, via the coding sequence ATGCCGAGCACCGTCGAGGAGTACCTGGAGTCGCTGCCCGAGGACCGGCGCGGCATCGTGAGCGAGCTGCGCCGGGTCATCCTGGACAACCTCCCCGAGGGCTACGAGGAGGGCTTCCAGTACGGGATGATCGGCTACTACATCCCGCTGCAGCGCTATCCCGCCACGTACAACAAGCAGGCTTTGAGCTATGTGGCGCTGGCGTCGCAGAAGAACCACCTCTCGCTGTACTTGATGGGCGTGTACGCGAATCCGGGCGGAGAGGTGGAGTTCCGCGACCGGTGGGCGGCGACGGGCAAGAAGCTCGACATGGGCAAGTCGTGCGTCCGGTTCCGCAAGCTGGAGGACCTGCCCCTCGACCTCATCGCGGAGACGGTGGCCGGGGTGTCGGTCGACGACTACATCGCGCGTTACGAGAGCAGCCGCTCACGCTGA
- a CDS encoding alpha/beta hydrolase codes for MPVLTGAEPFAHEGSDDIGVLLCHGFTGTPQSMRPWAEHLAAEGFSVRCPLLPGHGTRWQDMNRTRWQHWYDRVDTGFGLLSARCRSTFVFGQSMGGALALRLAQRHGPEVAGLVLVNPSVTTLKRGARLLPLLAKVVPSIPGVANDIAKPGVRELAYDRTPLRAAASLQQLWGVVRADLGRVRQPLLLLRSAVDHVVEPVSSRIVLDGVASEDKTEVVLADSFHVATLDNDAPTIFAASVEFARRVHEARVGEAA; via the coding sequence GTGCCCGTGCTCACCGGTGCGGAACCCTTCGCCCACGAGGGCTCCGACGACATCGGCGTGCTGCTCTGCCACGGTTTCACCGGAACGCCGCAGAGCATGCGGCCGTGGGCGGAGCACCTGGCCGCCGAGGGGTTCTCGGTGCGCTGCCCGCTGCTGCCGGGGCACGGGACGCGGTGGCAGGACATGAACCGCACCCGCTGGCAGCACTGGTACGACCGGGTGGACACCGGCTTCGGGCTGCTGTCCGCGCGCTGCCGCTCCACCTTCGTCTTCGGCCAGTCGATGGGCGGGGCGCTGGCGCTGCGGCTGGCGCAGCGGCACGGTCCGGAGGTGGCCGGGCTGGTCCTGGTCAACCCGTCGGTCACCACCCTCAAGCGCGGCGCGCGGCTGCTGCCGCTGCTGGCCAAGGTGGTGCCGTCGATCCCCGGCGTCGCCAACGACATCGCCAAGCCCGGTGTGCGTGAGCTCGCCTACGACCGGACCCCGCTGCGCGCGGCGGCCAGCCTCCAGCAGCTCTGGGGCGTGGTGCGGGCCGACCTCGGCCGGGTGCGCCAGCCGCTGCTGCTGTTGCGCTCCGCCGTCGACCACGTCGTCGAGCCGGTCAGCTCGCGGATCGTGCTGGACGGGGTGGCCAGCGAGGACAAGACCGAGGTGGTGCTCGCGGACAGCTTCCACGTCGCCACCCTCGACAACGACGCACCGACGATCTTCGCGGCGAGCGTGGAGTTCGCCCGCCGCGTGCACGAGGCCAGAGTGGGTGAGGCTGCTTGA
- a CDS encoding polyadenylate-specific 3'-exoribonuclease AS, whose translation MRFFYDTEFIEDGVTIDLVSIGVVDETGREFYAVSTEFDPDRAGLWVRQNVLDKLPPPSDPAWRSRKQIRDDLLDFLNAPGEDIELWAWFAAYDHVALAQLWGAMPALPREIPRYTKDLRQRWEDLKRPRLTPPPADAHSALADARHNLVRWKIMEPLWRRG comes from the coding sequence GTGCGGTTCTTCTACGATACGGAGTTCATCGAGGACGGCGTGACCATCGACCTGGTGTCGATCGGTGTCGTCGACGAGACCGGCCGCGAGTTCTACGCGGTGTCCACGGAGTTCGACCCGGACCGGGCCGGGCTGTGGGTGCGGCAGAACGTCCTCGACAAGCTCCCGCCGCCGTCCGACCCGGCGTGGCGCAGCCGCAAGCAGATCCGCGACGACCTCCTGGACTTCCTCAACGCGCCCGGTGAGGACATCGAGCTGTGGGCGTGGTTCGCCGCGTACGACCACGTCGCGCTCGCGCAGCTGTGGGGCGCGATGCCCGCGCTGCCCAGGGAGATCCCGCGCTACACCAAGGACCTCCGGCAGCGCTGGGAGGACCTCAAGCGCCCCCGGCTCACCCCACCGCCCGCCGACGCGCACTCCGCGCTGGCCGACGCCCGGCATAACCTGGTCCGCTGGAAGATCATGGAACCGCTCTGGCGACGGGGCTGA
- a CDS encoding SRPBCC family protein, with the protein MADQSTQSIVIDAAPEQIMAVISDFAKYPEWAEAVKHTEVLSSDSAGRGEQVRFVIDAGPLKDEYVLDYDWADDGRSVSWNLVKGQMQKAQSGSYVLAPEGSSTKVTYSLSVELTIPMIGLFRRKAEKMIMDVALKELKTRAESAA; encoded by the coding sequence ATGGCCGACCAGTCCACTCAGTCCATCGTGATCGACGCCGCCCCCGAGCAGATCATGGCGGTGATCTCGGACTTCGCGAAGTACCCGGAATGGGCCGAGGCGGTGAAGCACACCGAGGTGCTCAGCAGCGACTCCGCCGGGCGCGGCGAGCAGGTCCGGTTCGTCATCGACGCCGGTCCGCTCAAGGACGAGTACGTCCTCGACTACGACTGGGCCGACGACGGCCGCTCGGTGAGCTGGAACCTGGTGAAGGGCCAGATGCAGAAGGCGCAGTCGGGCAGCTACGTGCTCGCGCCCGAGGGCTCCTCGACCAAGGTGACCTACTCGCTGTCGGTCGAGCTGACCATCCCGATGATCGGCCTGTTCCGCCGCAAGGCGGAGAAGATGATCATGGATGTGGCGCTCAAGGAGCTCAAGACCAGGGCCGAGAGCGCGGCCTGA
- a CDS encoding ArsA family ATPase, with protein MRVLLFTGKGGVGKTTLAAATAARLAADGHKALVVSTDPAHSLADALGVPLTADPAEAGPSCLYAAQVDARSLVDGAWRELREHLHTVLSGAGVDEVQAEELTVLPGVEELLALSEVQRLAATGPWETVIVDCGPTAETLRLLALPEALAGYLERLFPTHRRVVRGLLAGLAGSSTVERWDAAADALGRLAERLESLRAMLVDQEVTSVRLVLTPERVVAAETRRTLTALALQGIRVDRLIANRLLPEVEREEGVAAAWLRTRRAEQDAVLCELGGDVRTPLETVGHRAEEPIGVPALLEVAAELYGDGDPLGGAGSAELIEVTGGGKGLDSEYAMRLHLPLAADAQLDLARVDDELVITLDGRRRLVALPAVLCRCEIVGASADDEGITVRFRPDPRVWMR; from the coding sequence GTGCGCGTCCTGCTGTTCACCGGTAAGGGCGGCGTGGGCAAGACGACCCTCGCCGCCGCGACCGCCGCTCGCCTCGCCGCAGACGGCCACAAGGCGCTGGTGGTCTCCACCGATCCCGCGCACTCCCTGGCCGACGCGCTCGGCGTGCCGCTGACCGCCGATCCGGCGGAGGCGGGGCCGTCCTGCCTGTACGCGGCGCAGGTCGATGCCCGGTCGCTGGTCGACGGCGCGTGGCGGGAGCTGCGCGAGCACCTGCACACCGTGCTCTCCGGGGCCGGCGTGGACGAGGTGCAGGCCGAGGAACTGACGGTCCTGCCCGGCGTCGAGGAACTGCTGGCGCTCTCGGAGGTGCAGCGGCTCGCGGCCACCGGTCCGTGGGAGACGGTGATCGTGGACTGTGGACCGACTGCGGAGACGCTGCGGCTGCTGGCGCTGCCGGAAGCACTTGCCGGGTATCTGGAACGGCTGTTCCCGACCCACCGCCGGGTGGTGCGCGGGCTGCTCGCCGGTCTGGCCGGAAGCTCCACAGTGGAGCGTTGGGACGCCGCGGCCGACGCGCTGGGCCGACTAGCGGAGCGCCTTGAGTCGCTGCGCGCGATGCTCGTCGACCAGGAGGTCACCAGCGTGCGCCTGGTGCTCACGCCGGAGCGAGTCGTCGCCGCGGAGACCCGCCGCACGCTCACCGCGCTGGCATTGCAGGGCATTCGCGTCGACCGCCTGATCGCGAACCGGCTCCTGCCCGAGGTCGAGCGCGAAGAGGGCGTCGCGGCCGCATGGCTGCGCACCAGGCGCGCTGAGCAGGACGCCGTGCTCTGCGAACTCGGGGGTGACGTGCGCACCCCGCTGGAGACGGTCGGCCATCGCGCCGAGGAACCCATCGGGGTGCCCGCGCTGCTGGAGGTCGCTGCGGAGTTGTACGGCGACGGCGATCCCCTCGGCGGGGCGGGCAGCGCGGAGCTGATCGAGGTCACCGGCGGGGGCAAGGGGCTGGACTCCGAGTACGCGATGCGGCTGCACCTGCCGCTGGCCGCCGACGCGCAACTGGACCTGGCCAGGGTCGATGATGAGCTGGTGATCACCCTCGACGGCCGTCGCAGGCTCGTGGCGCTGCCCGCGGTGCTGTGCCGCTGCGAGATCGTCGGTGCGAGCGCGGACGACGAGGGCATCACGGTGCGGTTCCGGCCCGACCCCCGAGTGTGGATGCGGTGA
- a CDS encoding ESX secretion-associated protein EspG — protein MSGTGGNSRRRYEKSDWRGGPYREDRPAEWFASEPWRRDDIAAQEQRLRGAVRMGEDRAMTQTGHWEGVPHQKMWDEIHDRNKPGDVFLDADRWTKLGNEMAERSGAMARAIEETANGWVGRGGDAARAGSLKLAEWAGDAAISLQYMGNRTADLGDRAEWAKHAMPKPAERTTIEATFLDKAAGLLALVSLGELKLKLEQAKADLLHQEAARVMQVNENGTREVDAGEPVKALAAARGEHAVLAVLAGESLRLATMPARELARAAVSVLPPGPAGRGQPVTVAVEVLRAATSPERGPLADEAAVLSANGMSATQVRTVQRLAATRWRAGQFSVTIGGRQHPVVLAWFDADDGRYLQVSENGSLSIMATDAARIANRLGELL, from the coding sequence ATGAGCGGGACCGGGGGGAATTCGCGCAGGCGCTACGAGAAATCCGACTGGCGGGGTGGGCCGTATCGGGAGGACCGCCCGGCCGAATGGTTCGCCTCGGAACCCTGGCGCCGGGACGACATCGCGGCCCAGGAACAGCGGTTGCGCGGCGCGGTGCGGATGGGCGAGGACCGGGCGATGACGCAGACCGGGCACTGGGAGGGCGTGCCGCACCAGAAGATGTGGGATGAGATCCACGACAGGAACAAGCCGGGCGACGTGTTCCTCGACGCCGACCGGTGGACGAAGCTCGGCAACGAGATGGCGGAGCGGTCGGGCGCGATGGCGCGGGCCATTGAGGAGACGGCGAACGGGTGGGTCGGCCGGGGAGGGGACGCCGCGCGCGCCGGTTCGCTCAAGCTCGCGGAGTGGGCGGGTGATGCCGCGATCTCCTTGCAGTACATGGGGAATCGCACCGCCGATCTGGGCGACAGAGCGGAGTGGGCCAAGCACGCCATGCCCAAGCCCGCCGAGCGGACGACCATCGAGGCCACGTTCCTCGACAAGGCCGCAGGGCTGCTGGCGCTGGTCAGTCTGGGCGAACTCAAGTTGAAGTTGGAGCAGGCCAAGGCCGACCTCCTGCACCAGGAGGCCGCCCGGGTTATGCAGGTCAACGAAAACGGCACGCGCGAGGTAGACGCGGGCGAGCCGGTCAAGGCCCTGGCCGCGGCGCGCGGTGAGCACGCGGTGCTCGCGGTGCTGGCGGGGGAGTCGCTTCGGTTGGCCACGATGCCTGCGCGGGAGCTGGCCAGGGCGGCGGTGAGCGTGCTGCCGCCCGGTCCGGCGGGGCGGGGCCAGCCGGTGACCGTGGCCGTGGAGGTGCTCCGCGCTGCAACGAGCCCGGAACGGGGACCCTTGGCCGATGAGGCCGCGGTGCTGAGCGCCAACGGCATGTCCGCCACCCAGGTGCGGACGGTGCAACGGCTCGCGGCGACGAGGTGGCGGGCCGGCCAGTTCAGCGTGACGATCGGCGGGCGGCAGCACCCCGTCGTGCTCGCGTGGTTCGACGCCGACGACGGCCGCTACCTCCAGGTCAGCGAGAACGGGTCGTTGTCGATCATGGCAACGGACGCGGCACGGATCGCGAACCGGCTCGGAGAGCTGCTCTAA
- a CDS encoding DUF3558 family protein translates to MIRSLLALGAVLAVVGCAPAVLRGTSETASVPPPPRVPVLKPVDPCLLLKPDEAASVGLPAGRSNKLADLRICDFDGTPEERRELTGAITLDEGPGKGADDLRPPPGAIESAITNENVAGFATTVFPQDHQHCLIHIDINTDENVTVQTAFWGKGQAPEPVCDVARKMVKFIAPRLPKK, encoded by the coding sequence ATGATCAGATCGCTGTTGGCACTCGGGGCGGTGCTGGCGGTGGTTGGGTGCGCGCCCGCAGTCCTACGGGGCACATCGGAGACGGCATCAGTACCGCCCCCGCCACGGGTCCCGGTGCTGAAGCCCGTCGATCCCTGCTTGTTGCTGAAGCCGGACGAGGCGGCGAGCGTTGGTTTGCCAGCGGGCAGGTCGAACAAGCTCGCGGATCTGCGCATCTGCGATTTCGATGGGACGCCCGAGGAAAGGCGTGAACTGACAGGGGCAATCACCCTGGACGAGGGGCCGGGCAAGGGAGCGGACGACCTGAGGCCTCCGCCCGGTGCCATTGAGTCGGCGATCACGAACGAGAACGTCGCCGGGTTCGCGACCACCGTCTTTCCTCAGGATCATCAACATTGCTTGATCCACATCGACATCAACACCGATGAGAACGTGACGGTGCAGACAGCGTTCTGGGGGAAAGGACAGGCGCCGGAGCCGGTGTGTGACGTGGCGCGGAAGATGGTCAAGTTCATCGCGCCGCGTCTGCCCAAGAAGTAG
- a CDS encoding ROK family protein, translating into MLTVGVDVGGTSVRAGVVDVHGSILDTAVAPTPSGEAPLEDAIIAEVKELASRHQVTALGLAVAGFVTADRRGVRFAPHLAWRNADVAERISGRLGMPVVLEHDANAAALAEYRFGAARGTRVAALVALGTGIGGALLIDGEIFRGGYGVAPELGHLRVVPDGRPCPCGKRGCWERYCSGTALAATAVEMLARDPGCSTLLAREAAGDMRAVTGRKVAGAALDGDPLAQRAMDELARWLGQGLALVADVYDPEVIVIGGGVSQSAPLFLDDAREHYASLVTGAGHRPLARIRTAQLGDDAGIVGAASLAADMAGRRLNTR; encoded by the coding sequence GTGTTGACCGTCGGCGTCGACGTCGGCGGTACCAGCGTCCGAGCGGGTGTCGTCGACGTGCACGGATCCATCCTGGACACCGCGGTCGCACCCACCCCGAGCGGGGAGGCGCCGCTGGAGGACGCGATCATCGCGGAGGTCAAGGAACTCGCGTCGCGGCACCAGGTGACAGCGCTCGGGCTGGCGGTCGCGGGGTTCGTCACCGCCGACCGCAGGGGAGTGCGCTTCGCCCCGCATCTGGCCTGGCGCAACGCGGACGTGGCCGAACGGATCTCCGGTCGCCTCGGGATGCCGGTGGTGCTGGAGCACGACGCCAACGCGGCGGCGCTCGCCGAGTACCGCTTCGGTGCCGCCCGCGGGACGCGGGTCGCCGCCCTGGTCGCGCTGGGCACGGGCATCGGCGGCGCGCTGCTGATCGACGGCGAGATCTTCCGCGGGGGCTACGGCGTCGCCCCGGAGCTGGGGCACCTGCGCGTGGTGCCGGACGGGCGGCCCTGCCCGTGCGGGAAGCGCGGTTGCTGGGAGCGCTATTGCAGCGGCACCGCCCTCGCCGCGACGGCGGTGGAGATGCTGGCCCGTGATCCGGGCTGCTCCACGCTGCTGGCGCGGGAGGCCGCGGGCGACATGCGGGCGGTGACCGGACGGAAGGTCGCGGGTGCCGCGTTGGACGGAGATCCGTTGGCGCAGCGGGCGATGGACGAGCTGGCCCGGTGGCTCGGGCAGGGCCTGGCGCTGGTCGCGGACGTCTACGACCCCGAGGTCATCGTGATCGGTGGCGGGGTCTCGCAGTCGGCGCCGCTGTTCCTCGACGACGCCAGGGAGCACTACGCGTCGCTGGTGACGGGGGCCGGTCATCGGCCGTTGGCGCGCATCCGCACGGCTCAGCTGGGCGATGACGCCGGGATCGTGGGGGCCGCCTCGCTCGCGGCCGACATGGCAGGGCGGCGGCTGAACACCCGCTGA
- a CDS encoding metallophosphoesterase family protein, protein MRVHVVSDVHGEAEALARAGEGADALVVLGDLIDFVDYHDHSKGILGAVFGAERVTRFAELRRQHGREAGAYVRSLWATLDDPAAVVQDAARAQYAEMFAAMTAPTYAIPGNVDLPELWPEFAGDGVHLVDDGTAEIGGLTFGFVGGTLIPPGFTLNRDAPWVPYVRPVDEYAEAVRALPAMDVLCSHVPPAVAELTYDVVATRAEFGSTALLEAIAKHSPRWSLFGHVHQPLAQRVRVGRTECVNVGHFKRTRQPYVLRW, encoded by the coding sequence GTGCGAGTCCATGTGGTGTCCGACGTCCACGGTGAGGCCGAAGCACTGGCGAGGGCGGGGGAGGGCGCGGACGCCTTGGTCGTCCTCGGCGATCTGATCGACTTCGTCGACTACCACGACCACTCGAAGGGCATCCTCGGCGCGGTCTTCGGCGCGGAGCGGGTCACCCGGTTCGCGGAGCTGCGGCGGCAGCACGGACGCGAGGCCGGCGCCTACGTCCGCTCCCTGTGGGCCACGCTGGACGATCCCGCCGCGGTGGTCCAGGACGCGGCCAGGGCGCAGTACGCCGAGATGTTCGCGGCGATGACGGCGCCCACGTACGCCATCCCCGGCAATGTAGACCTGCCCGAACTGTGGCCGGAGTTCGCCGGTGACGGGGTGCACCTGGTCGACGACGGCACGGCCGAGATCGGCGGGCTGACGTTCGGGTTCGTCGGCGGGACCTTGATCCCTCCTGGTTTCACGTTGAACCGAGACGCTCCGTGGGTGCCCTACGTGCGCCCGGTCGACGAGTACGCCGAGGCTGTGCGCGCGCTGCCCGCGATGGACGTGCTGTGCAGCCACGTGCCGCCCGCGGTCGCCGAGCTGACCTACGACGTCGTCGCCACGCGGGCGGAGTTCGGCTCGACGGCCCTGCTGGAGGCGATCGCCAAGCACTCGCCGCGCTGGTCGCTGTTCGGGCACGTGCACCAGCCGCTGGCCCAGCGGGTCCGGGTGGGGCGCACGGAGTGCGTGAACGTCGGCCACTTCAAGCGCACCCGTCAGCCGTATGTACTGCGGTGGTAG
- a CDS encoding 6-phosphofructokinase: MRIGVLTGGGDCPGLNAVIRAVVRKGVEVYGHEFVGFRNGWKGPIEGHTRPLGLDQVEDILTRGGTILGSSRTNPYKVDGGVEAIRRTLAEQQVDALIAIGGEDTLGVAKKLTDDGIGVVGVPKTIDNDLGATDYTFGFDTAVHIATESIDRLRTTAESHHRALVVEVMGRHAGWIALHSGLAGGANVILVPEKKFSVDKVVEWVQRRFEREYAPIIVVAEGAMPEDGAEVLVSGEKDAFGHVRLGGIGTWLADEIAARTGKESRAVVLGHTQRGGTPTAYDRVLATRFGLHAVDAVNDGDFGVMVALRGTDIVRVKLSEATAELKTVPAERYAEAEVFFG, encoded by the coding sequence ATGCGCATCGGCGTGCTCACTGGTGGCGGGGACTGCCCCGGCCTCAACGCGGTCATCCGCGCGGTCGTCCGCAAGGGCGTCGAGGTCTACGGCCACGAGTTCGTCGGCTTCCGCAACGGCTGGAAGGGCCCGATCGAGGGGCACACCCGCCCGCTCGGGCTCGACCAGGTCGAGGACATCCTGACCAGGGGCGGCACCATCCTGGGGTCCTCCCGCACCAACCCGTACAAGGTCGACGGCGGCGTCGAGGCGATCCGCAGGACCCTGGCCGAGCAGCAGGTCGACGCGCTGATCGCGATCGGCGGCGAGGACACCCTCGGGGTGGCCAAGAAGCTCACCGACGACGGCATCGGCGTTGTCGGCGTGCCGAAGACGATCGACAACGACCTCGGCGCGACGGACTACACCTTCGGCTTCGACACCGCGGTGCACATCGCGACCGAGTCCATCGACCGGCTGCGCACCACCGCCGAGTCCCACCACCGCGCGCTGGTCGTCGAGGTCATGGGCAGGCACGCGGGCTGGATCGCGCTGCACTCCGGCCTCGCGGGCGGCGCGAACGTGATCCTGGTGCCGGAGAAGAAGTTCAGCGTCGACAAGGTCGTTGAGTGGGTGCAGCGCCGCTTCGAGCGCGAGTACGCCCCGATCATCGTCGTCGCCGAGGGCGCCATGCCGGAGGACGGGGCCGAGGTCCTGGTCAGCGGCGAGAAGGACGCGTTCGGCCACGTCCGGCTCGGCGGCATCGGCACCTGGCTGGCCGACGAGATCGCGGCGCGCACCGGCAAGGAGTCCCGCGCCGTCGTGCTCGGCCACACCCAGCGCGGTGGCACCCCGACCGCCTACGACCGCGTCCTGGCCACGCGCTTCGGCCTGCACGCGGTGGACGCGGTCAACGACGGCGACTTCGGCGTGATGGTCGCGCTGCGCGGCACGGACATCGTCCGCGTGAAGCTGTCCGAGGCGACCGCCGAGCTGAAGACCGTCCCGGCGGAGCGCTACGCCGAGGCCGAGGTCTTCTTCGGCTGA
- a CDS encoding lysophospholipid acyltransferase family protein: MLYWLMKYVFLGPLLRLFFRPTIEGLENVPRKGGAILASNHLAVADSFFLPLMVPRRVTFLAKREYFTGKGIKGRFKKAFFSGVGQVPIDRASAAAAQDALDTGVRLLREGHLLGIYPEGTRSPDGRLYKGKIGVARMAMEAGVPVIPVVMVGTDKANPIGSKMWRPHRIRIVIGEPLDFSRYDGLGGDRFVERSVTDEIMYALMEMSGQEYVDVYAAKVKDAVPPRRRRPEAADRVPGTKAG; the protein is encoded by the coding sequence GTGCTCTACTGGCTGATGAAGTACGTCTTTCTGGGACCGCTGCTGCGGTTGTTCTTCCGGCCGACCATCGAGGGGTTGGAGAACGTGCCGCGCAAGGGCGGCGCGATTCTCGCGAGCAACCACCTCGCGGTCGCCGACTCGTTCTTCCTGCCGCTGATGGTCCCGCGCCGGGTGACCTTCCTGGCGAAGCGCGAGTACTTCACCGGCAAGGGGATCAAGGGCCGGTTCAAGAAGGCCTTCTTCAGCGGGGTCGGCCAGGTGCCGATCGACCGGGCCAGCGCCGCGGCGGCGCAGGACGCGCTGGACACCGGCGTGCGGCTGCTGCGCGAGGGCCACCTGCTCGGCATCTACCCCGAGGGCACGCGTTCCCCGGACGGGCGCCTCTACAAGGGCAAGATCGGCGTGGCCCGGATGGCCATGGAGGCCGGGGTCCCGGTCATCCCGGTGGTCATGGTCGGCACCGACAAGGCCAACCCGATCGGGTCGAAGATGTGGCGCCCGCACCGCATCCGCATCGTGATCGGCGAGCCGCTGGACTTCAGCCGCTACGACGGCCTCGGCGGCGACCGCTTCGTCGAGCGCTCGGTCACCGACGAGATCATGTACGCGCTGATGGAGATGTCCGGCCAGGAGTACGTCGACGTCTACGCCGCCAAGGTCAAGGACGCCGTCCCGCCGCGCCGGCGCCGGCCGGAGGCGGCCGACCGGGTGCCGGGGACCAAGGCGGGCTGA